A DNA window from Hymenobacter aquaticus contains the following coding sequences:
- a CDS encoding DUF4136 domain-containing protein, whose translation MAAVGLSLLLGASSCASSHVGVSSDFDHSVNFRAYKTWGWYPQQMTDTEGGPAKGYESFFDKRMRTAVEAEMGRKGLTQVDKNPDIYVAYSAKVEDKQRVNYPYSPYGFGYGYYGYGRGMNTVSQYKEGTVIIDIVDAKRKELAWRGMGEAQIDNRTISEPEVYRIVGSVLGNYPPTDGRNSQANR comes from the coding sequence ATGGCTGCCGTGGGTCTTTCCCTGCTGCTGGGGGCCAGCAGCTGCGCCAGCTCCCACGTAGGCGTCTCCTCCGACTTCGACCACTCCGTAAACTTCCGGGCCTATAAAACCTGGGGCTGGTACCCGCAGCAAATGACCGACACCGAAGGCGGTCCGGCCAAGGGCTACGAATCCTTCTTCGACAAGCGCATGCGCACGGCTGTGGAGGCTGAAATGGGCCGCAAAGGCCTGACGCAGGTCGACAAAAACCCGGATATCTACGTGGCATACAGCGCCAAGGTAGAAGACAAGCAGCGCGTCAACTATCCGTACTCGCCCTACGGTTTCGGCTACGGCTACTACGGCTACGGCCGGGGCATGAACACCGTGTCGCAATACAAGGAAGGCACCGTCATCATCGACATCGTGGATGCCAAGCGCAAGGAGCTGGCGTGGCGCGGCATGGGCGAGGCCCAGATTGACAACCGCACCATCTCCGAGCCGGAAGTGTACCGCATCGTCGGCAGCGTGCTGGGCAACTACCCGCCCACCGATGGCCGCAACAGCCAGGCAAACCGCTAA
- the gcvP gene encoding aminomethyl-transferring glycine dehydrogenase, with protein MILKTKPADVFVDRHNGPDAEAVAAMLRTIGVDSVEQLIDETVPAAIRLKRELNLPAALTERAFLAKFKGIAAKNKIYKNYIGLGYHDTQLPGVIQRNILENPGWYTAYTPYQAEIAQGRLEALINYQTMVIDLTGLEIANASLLDEGTAAAETMHMFHSQTKKKSATRYFVSDLVLPQTIDLVRTRATPLGIELVVGDHRSVDLSDDSLFGALLQYPAADGQIFDYKDFISKAHDHGIFVTVAADLLSLTLLTPPGELGADACVGNSQRFGVPMGYGGPHAGFLATKDAFKRVIPGRIIGQSIDAAGNKAYRMALQTREQHIRREKATSNICTAQVLLSVLAGMYAVYHGPQRIRQFATNIHALTQLLEKELKALGLEQVNEFYFDTLNIQLESAELQQAVKREAEAAGINFRYFGESNVGISLHQNTEAADVAFIVAVFAKVLGKSAAEAVEIPEEVELTWPKNFVRTSEYLTHPIFNTHHSEHEMLRYMKQLENKDLSLAHSMIPLGSCTMKLNATAEMIPVTWPEIGGLHPFAPREQAQGYQQIFEDLEAWLCEVTRFAAVSLQPNSGAQGEYAGLLVIRAYHEGNGQGHRNIALIPASAHGTNPASAVMAGMQVVVVKSTEDGNIDVEDLKAKAAQHADNLSCLMVTYPSTHGVYEETIIDICATIHQHGGRVYMDGANMNAQVGLTSPATIGADVCHLNLHKTFCIPHGGGGPGVGPIGVVADLAPYLPGHVVVEVGHEKATGAVSSAPWGSASILPISYAYISMMGGEGLKAATETAILNANYIKARLEEHYPVLYTGANGRCAHEMILECRHFKKAGIEVEDIAKRLMDYGFHAPTVSFPVAGTLMIEPTESESKEELDRFCDAMISIRKEIAAVESGKADAKDNVLKHAPHTAATVLAHEWTRPYSREQAVYPLEYVRAAKFWPTVSRIDSAYGDRNLICSCTPLEEYADQEEKLVATDKGPSY; from the coding sequence ATGATTCTCAAAACCAAGCCCGCCGACGTATTTGTGGACCGCCATAACGGTCCGGATGCTGAGGCAGTGGCCGCTATGCTCCGCACCATCGGGGTAGACTCGGTCGAGCAGCTCATCGACGAAACAGTGCCCGCCGCCATCCGGCTCAAGCGCGAGTTGAACCTGCCCGCTGCCCTCACGGAGCGGGCTTTTTTAGCGAAATTCAAGGGCATTGCCGCGAAGAATAAGATCTATAAGAACTACATCGGCCTGGGCTACCACGACACCCAGCTGCCCGGCGTCATTCAGCGCAACATCCTGGAAAATCCGGGCTGGTACACGGCCTACACGCCCTACCAGGCCGAAATTGCCCAGGGCCGCCTCGAAGCCCTGATCAACTACCAGACCATGGTAATTGACCTCACCGGCCTCGAAATTGCCAACGCCAGCCTGCTCGACGAAGGCACCGCCGCCGCCGAGACCATGCACATGTTCCACAGCCAGACCAAGAAGAAAAGCGCCACCCGCTACTTCGTCTCGGACCTGGTGCTGCCCCAAACCATCGACCTGGTGCGCACCCGCGCCACCCCGCTCGGCATCGAACTGGTCGTCGGCGACCACCGCTCGGTTGATTTGTCGGACGACTCGCTGTTCGGGGCGCTGCTCCAATACCCCGCCGCCGACGGCCAGATTTTCGACTATAAAGACTTCATCAGCAAGGCCCACGACCACGGCATCTTCGTGACCGTCGCCGCCGACTTGCTGTCCCTCACGCTGCTCACGCCCCCCGGCGAGCTGGGCGCCGACGCCTGCGTGGGCAACTCCCAGCGCTTCGGCGTACCGATGGGCTACGGCGGCCCCCACGCCGGTTTCCTAGCTACCAAAGACGCCTTCAAGCGCGTCATTCCCGGCCGCATCATCGGCCAGAGCATCGACGCAGCCGGCAACAAGGCCTACCGCATGGCCCTGCAGACGCGCGAGCAGCACATCCGCCGCGAAAAAGCCACCTCCAACATCTGCACCGCCCAGGTGCTACTGTCAGTGCTGGCCGGTATGTACGCCGTGTACCACGGTCCGCAGCGCATCCGCCAGTTTGCCACCAACATCCACGCCCTGACCCAGCTGCTGGAAAAGGAGTTGAAAGCTTTGGGCCTGGAGCAAGTCAACGAGTTTTACTTCGACACGCTCAACATCCAGCTGGAAAGCGCCGAGCTGCAGCAGGCGGTAAAGCGCGAAGCCGAAGCCGCCGGCATCAATTTCCGCTACTTCGGCGAGTCGAACGTGGGCATTTCCCTGCACCAGAACACCGAAGCGGCCGACGTGGCCTTCATCGTGGCCGTGTTTGCCAAAGTACTGGGTAAGTCGGCCGCTGAGGCCGTGGAAATCCCCGAAGAAGTCGAGCTGACCTGGCCGAAGAATTTCGTGCGCACCTCGGAGTATCTGACCCACCCCATCTTCAACACGCACCACTCCGAGCACGAGATGCTGCGCTACATGAAGCAGCTGGAAAACAAGGATTTGAGCCTGGCTCACTCCATGATTCCGCTGGGCTCGTGCACGATGAAGCTCAACGCCACCGCCGAAATGATTCCGGTGACCTGGCCCGAAATCGGTGGCCTCCACCCCTTCGCCCCGCGCGAGCAGGCCCAGGGCTACCAGCAGATTTTCGAGGACCTGGAAGCCTGGCTCTGCGAGGTGACGCGCTTTGCCGCCGTCAGCCTGCAGCCCAACTCGGGTGCTCAAGGTGAATATGCCGGTCTGCTCGTTATCCGGGCCTACCACGAAGGCAACGGCCAGGGTCACCGCAACATTGCCCTGATTCCGGCTTCGGCCCACGGCACCAACCCCGCCTCGGCCGTCATGGCCGGCATGCAGGTCGTGGTGGTGAAAAGCACCGAGGATGGCAACATCGACGTGGAGGACCTCAAGGCCAAAGCCGCCCAGCACGCCGACAACCTCTCGTGCCTGATGGTAACCTACCCCAGCACCCACGGCGTGTACGAGGAAACCATCATCGACATCTGCGCCACGATTCACCAGCACGGCGGCCGGGTGTATATGGATGGCGCCAACATGAACGCCCAGGTGGGCCTCACCTCACCGGCCACCATCGGCGCCGACGTGTGCCACCTGAACCTGCACAAAACCTTCTGCATCCCCCACGGCGGCGGCGGACCCGGCGTGGGCCCCATCGGCGTAGTCGCCGACCTGGCGCCCTACCTGCCCGGCCACGTGGTGGTGGAAGTAGGCCACGAGAAAGCCACCGGGGCCGTTTCGTCGGCACCCTGGGGCTCGGCCAGCATTCTGCCCATCAGCTACGCCTACATTTCGATGATGGGCGGCGAAGGGTTGAAAGCAGCCACCGAAACGGCCATTCTGAACGCCAACTACATCAAGGCCCGCCTCGAGGAGCACTACCCCGTGCTCTATACCGGCGCCAACGGCCGCTGCGCCCACGAAATGATTCTGGAGTGCCGCCACTTCAAAAAGGCCGGCATTGAGGTCGAGGACATTGCTAAGCGCCTGATGGATTACGGCTTCCATGCCCCCACCGTGTCGTTCCCGGTAGCCGGCACGCTCATGATTGAGCCCACCGAGTCGGAAAGCAAGGAGGAGCTGGACCGCTTCTGCGACGCCATGATTTCGATCCGGAAGGAAATTGCCGCCGTTGAGTCGGGGAAGGCCGACGCCAAGGACAACGTGCTGAAGCACGCCCCGCACACGGCCGCCACGGTGCTGGCCCACGAGTGGACCCGCCCCTACTCGCGCGAGCAGGCTGTGTACCCGCTCGAATACGTGCGCGCCGCCAAGTTCTGGCCCACCGTATCCCGCATCGACTCGGCCTACGGCGACCGGAACCTGATCTGCTCCTGCACCCCGCTGGAGGAATACGCCGACCAGGAAGAAAAGCTGGTTGCTACCGACAAAGGCCCGTCGTACTAA
- a CDS encoding NAD(P)-dependent oxidoreductase: protein MRKVTLGIICEGKNPPDKRVPLTPKKCVEAQATFPGLTVVVQESPVRSYSDQEYRDLGIEVSPDMSPCDLLLGVKEVPVAQLIPNKTYMFFSHTVKKQPANRELLRAILQKNITLIDYEMLTNENGERIVAFGRYAGIVGAYNGLLTYGRKHDLYRLKPAYQCVDMDDMQEEFFKVKQLPPIKIAVTGSGRVAQGALEVLDRMGIRKVSVYDYLYLDFAEPVYAQLRSSDYNARIDGRVWDTPDFHRNPQLYKSTFDKFLPVTDLLIACAYWHPTAPKLFTEEDTRQPSFRINTIADVTCDVNGSIPCTKRSSSIQNPLFDYNPQTGELEEPCSRPGNITMMAVDNLPCELPRNASRDFGRQLLDNVFPHLLADDADQVIERATIARNGQLTERYQYLSDYVK from the coding sequence ATGCGAAAAGTTACCCTTGGCATTATCTGCGAAGGCAAGAATCCGCCGGACAAACGCGTGCCCCTGACGCCCAAAAAGTGCGTGGAGGCCCAGGCTACCTTTCCCGGCCTCACCGTCGTGGTGCAGGAAAGCCCCGTGCGCAGCTACTCCGACCAGGAATACCGCGACCTGGGCATCGAGGTCAGCCCCGACATGAGCCCCTGCGACCTGCTGCTGGGCGTGAAGGAAGTGCCCGTGGCCCAGCTGATTCCGAACAAAACGTACATGTTCTTCTCGCACACGGTGAAAAAGCAGCCCGCTAATCGGGAACTGCTGCGCGCCATTCTGCAGAAGAACATTACCCTGATTGACTACGAAATGCTCACCAACGAAAACGGGGAGCGAATCGTAGCTTTCGGGCGCTACGCCGGCATCGTGGGGGCCTACAACGGGCTGCTGACCTACGGCCGCAAGCACGACCTCTACCGCCTCAAGCCCGCCTACCAGTGCGTGGACATGGACGACATGCAGGAAGAGTTTTTCAAGGTCAAGCAGCTGCCGCCCATCAAGATTGCCGTAACCGGCTCGGGCCGCGTGGCCCAGGGCGCCCTGGAGGTGCTCGACCGGATGGGCATCCGCAAGGTGAGCGTCTACGACTACCTCTACCTGGACTTTGCCGAGCCCGTGTACGCCCAACTGCGCAGCTCCGACTACAATGCCCGCATCGACGGCCGGGTGTGGGATACGCCCGACTTTCACCGCAACCCCCAACTCTACAAAAGCACGTTCGACAAGTTTCTGCCCGTCACCGACCTGCTCATTGCCTGCGCCTACTGGCACCCCACGGCGCCCAAGCTGTTCACGGAGGAAGACACCCGCCAGCCCAGCTTCCGCATCAATACCATTGCCGACGTGACCTGCGACGTGAACGGCTCGATTCCGTGTACCAAGCGCAGCAGCAGCATCCAGAACCCGCTGTTCGACTACAACCCCCAGACCGGGGAGCTGGAGGAACCCTGTTCCCGCCCCGGCAACATCACCATGATGGCCGTGGACAACCTGCCCTGCGAGCTGCCCCGCAACGCCAGCCGGGACTTCGGCCGCCAGCTGCTCGACAACGTGTTTCCCCACCTGCTCGCCGACGACGCCGACCAGGTAATCGAGCGGGCTACCATTGCCCGCAACGGCCAGCTTACCGAGCGGTACCAGTACCTGAGCGACTATGTGAAATAG
- a CDS encoding DUF1206 domain-containing protein — protein sequence MASISSALPSASPSQGIRTLARFGFAAKGAVYMLMGVLALLAATGQQGGQTADKKQAVQTLQGLPGGPFLLGLIAFGLLGYIVWRFTQAVVDTEGKGSDAKGLGRRVGIAASGLFYASLAWYAAKLALNGSASAGGNTQQTLTARVLDWPGGDWIILLVGVGIIGGGIYQIYKAYSGSFHKHVQSADIPGGQQNTVYRMGQLGYTARGVVMAIIGYFFVQAGRQSRAGAVGSTDEAFDLLASMGPAVLGIVALGLLAYGLYMLVQAKYPVLNVK from the coding sequence ATGGCTTCCATTTCTTCCGCACTTCCTTCTGCTTCCCCTTCCCAGGGCATCCGGACCCTGGCGCGCTTTGGCTTCGCGGCCAAGGGTGCGGTGTACATGCTCATGGGGGTGCTGGCGCTGCTGGCCGCTACCGGCCAGCAAGGCGGCCAGACCGCCGACAAAAAACAGGCCGTGCAAACCCTGCAAGGCCTGCCCGGCGGACCATTTCTGCTCGGCCTTATTGCCTTCGGGCTGCTGGGCTACATTGTGTGGCGCTTCACTCAGGCGGTGGTCGATACGGAGGGCAAAGGCTCGGATGCCAAAGGGCTGGGCCGGCGCGTGGGCATTGCGGCCAGCGGCTTGTTTTACGCCAGCCTGGCGTGGTATGCGGCCAAATTGGCCCTGAACGGCTCGGCCAGCGCCGGCGGCAACACCCAGCAAACCCTCACGGCCCGCGTGCTCGACTGGCCCGGCGGCGACTGGATTATTCTGCTGGTCGGTGTAGGCATCATTGGGGGCGGCATTTACCAGATCTACAAAGCGTATTCCGGCTCGTTTCACAAGCACGTGCAAAGCGCGGATATTCCTGGCGGACAGCAAAACACCGTATACCGCATGGGGCAGCTGGGCTACACGGCACGGGGCGTGGTGATGGCCATTATCGGCTACTTCTTCGTGCAGGCCGGCCGCCAGTCGCGGGCCGGCGCCGTGGGCAGCACCGACGAAGCCTTTGATCTGCTGGCCTCGATGGGTCCGGCCGTGCTGGGCATCGTCGCCCTGGGCCTACTGGCTTATGGTCTGTACATGCTGGTACAAGCCAAATACCCGGTGCTGAATGTGAAATAG
- a CDS encoding CsbD family protein, with amino-acid sequence MDLNNNNIDDKTELRARGNWNEIKGKAKQQWGDLTDDDLDYQEGQQDEWFGRLQQKTGHAIEDIKNWFHRNL; translated from the coding sequence ATGGACTTAAACAACAATAACATCGACGACAAAACCGAACTGCGGGCCCGCGGCAACTGGAACGAAATCAAGGGCAAAGCCAAGCAGCAGTGGGGCGACCTCACCGACGACGACCTGGACTACCAGGAAGGTCAGCAGGACGAATGGTTTGGCCGCTTGCAGCAGAAAACCGGTCATGCCATTGAGGACATCAAAAACTGGTTTCACCGCAACCTGTAG
- a CDS encoding DUF6799 domain-containing protein — translation MLRFRFLLPVLAAGFVLLSTSPTRAQSQAQNDGFQRQDGTMYVIRNGAKRPMTQDVHLPNGRVVTRDGFVITRDGTRTELAEGKGCDLSGSVVAVAPGPNGQLRLAAASRTQTAAASTAVGTAYLRQLFAGPGKHKGWGRFKKGKHGKGKGKKHDD, via the coding sequence TTGCTTCGTTTTCGCTTCCTGCTTCCGGTGCTTGCCGCCGGCTTCGTGCTGCTTTCTACCTCACCGACGCGGGCGCAAAGCCAAGCGCAAAACGACGGCTTTCAGCGGCAGGATGGCACGATGTACGTGATTCGCAACGGCGCAAAGCGGCCCATGACCCAGGACGTGCACCTGCCCAACGGCCGCGTCGTCACCCGCGACGGGTTCGTCATCACCCGCGACGGTACCCGCACCGAGCTGGCCGAGGGCAAAGGCTGCGACCTGAGCGGCAGCGTGGTAGCCGTGGCCCCGGGGCCCAACGGGCAGCTGCGGCTAGCTGCGGCCTCGCGCACCCAAACCGCTGCCGCCAGCACGGCCGTTGGCACGGCGTATCTGCGGCAGCTATTCGCCGGCCCGGGCAAGCACAAAGGCTGGGGCCGCTTCAAAAAGGGCAAGCACGGCAAGGGCAAGGGCAAAAAGCACGACGACTAA
- a CDS encoding WG repeat-containing protein — protein MLHVSVLSPFPNQARREQFDAVRAALAAEPHGLPTLLLGNWPVGEDDVLDAVVLRPHLITILLLEPRGGRLAIRDFAYAAWQLDGAPLTGAAGADNPFQQFVQQKAALAQLLTPHITADHANLNFISGLLLFGEPVVFGPEVEERMSAVPAANNFQLLADPGRFTKRLAQLATPEIDLTAADLEQLAAELAPTVSPTEAPAAPPTEMPAPEEAEEAPPTSSFWQQKAAQLWRWLGAEDVDDLDNVPYGYAETALAARDQEKRELEHMRATMQQELAAQLRAMEAREAERENSIAQLRQQLAEAPAVAPEAAALQERLTLESQEKAALDAAIQASRAESEARNRELDAKIQQLEQLMQHLQTATPAATAAAPAPAATGTGAATTAARASYAQLKPAFRQLRAWRRRLPRLAALGTGVVALVLVASGIRSLASGPPTRFQEKGQWGLLAANGDTLLPARYSSIGDFHDDQAVVEQAGAFGFVDEDGKETLPPTYDALNPYRGGYARVRIGDAYTFIDEDGQEFSQYYYNALDFAEGHAAVLDYRGWFYITGPEAPADTPKLFREAYSFHDGLARVRLADGYTFIDEDYLTSTEPDTKPFGRYTQASDFAEGKAKVTQDGRTFYIDKDGKAID, from the coding sequence ATGCTGCACGTTTCCGTTCTTTCTCCCTTTCCCAACCAGGCCCGCCGCGAGCAGTTCGACGCCGTTCGGGCCGCCCTGGCGGCTGAGCCACACGGCCTGCCAACCCTGCTGCTGGGCAACTGGCCCGTGGGCGAAGACGATGTGCTGGATGCCGTAGTGCTGCGTCCCCACCTGATTACCATTCTGCTGCTCGAGCCCCGGGGCGGCCGCCTCGCCATCCGCGACTTTGCCTACGCCGCCTGGCAGCTCGATGGAGCCCCGCTGACCGGCGCAGCCGGCGCCGACAACCCCTTTCAGCAGTTTGTGCAGCAAAAAGCGGCCCTGGCGCAGCTATTAACGCCGCACATCACCGCCGACCACGCCAACCTGAATTTCATTAGCGGGCTGCTGCTGTTTGGCGAGCCGGTCGTGTTTGGGCCCGAGGTTGAGGAGCGCATGAGTGCGGTGCCCGCCGCCAACAACTTCCAGCTCCTGGCCGACCCCGGCCGCTTTACCAAGCGCCTGGCCCAGCTGGCAACGCCCGAAATTGACCTGACGGCCGCCGACCTGGAGCAGCTGGCGGCCGAGCTGGCCCCGACCGTCTCCCCTACCGAGGCGCCGGCGGCTCCGCCAACCGAGATGCCAGCGCCGGAGGAAGCGGAAGAAGCTCCACCAACCAGCAGCTTCTGGCAGCAGAAGGCGGCCCAGCTCTGGCGCTGGCTCGGGGCCGAAGACGTGGACGACCTCGACAACGTGCCCTACGGCTACGCCGAAACGGCGCTGGCCGCCCGCGACCAGGAAAAACGGGAGCTGGAGCACATGCGTGCCACCATGCAGCAAGAGCTGGCGGCCCAGCTGCGCGCCATGGAAGCCCGGGAAGCCGAGCGCGAGAACAGCATTGCCCAGCTACGGCAGCAGCTGGCCGAAGCCCCGGCCGTAGCTCCCGAAGCCGCGGCTTTGCAAGAGCGGCTGACGCTGGAAAGCCAGGAAAAAGCGGCTCTCGACGCTGCTATTCAAGCTTCCCGGGCCGAGTCGGAAGCCCGCAACCGGGAGCTAGACGCCAAGATTCAGCAGCTGGAGCAGCTGATGCAGCACCTGCAAACGGCCACCCCGGCTGCTACCGCTGCGGCCCCGGCCCCGGCTGCTACGGGCACCGGCGCGGCTACGACTGCCGCTCGGGCGAGCTACGCGCAGCTGAAGCCGGCTTTTCGGCAGCTGCGGGCCTGGCGCCGCCGCTTGCCCCGGCTGGCGGCCCTGGGCACGGGCGTGGTGGCATTGGTGCTGGTGGCCAGTGGCATCCGGTCGTTGGCCTCGGGGCCCCCGACGCGCTTTCAGGAAAAAGGGCAATGGGGCCTGCTGGCCGCCAACGGCGACACGCTGCTGCCCGCCCGCTACAGCTCCATCGGCGACTTCCACGACGACCAAGCCGTGGTGGAGCAGGCAGGCGCTTTCGGCTTTGTTGACGAGGATGGCAAGGAAACCCTGCCGCCTACCTACGACGCCCTGAACCCCTACCGTGGCGGCTACGCCCGCGTCCGGATTGGCGACGCGTATACCTTTATCGACGAAGATGGCCAGGAGTTTAGCCAGTACTACTACAACGCGCTGGACTTCGCCGAAGGCCACGCCGCCGTGCTCGACTACCGGGGCTGGTTTTATATTACCGGTCCTGAAGCACCGGCCGACACGCCCAAGCTGTTCCGAGAAGCCTATTCCTTCCACGACGGACTGGCCCGCGTGCGGCTAGCCGACGGCTACACCTTCATTGACGAAGACTACCTGACCAGCACCGAGCCCGACACCAAGCCCTTCGGCCGCTACACCCAGGCCAGCGACTTTGCCGAGGGCAAGGCGAAGGTGACGCAGGACGGCCGCACGTTTTACATCGATAAGGATGGAAAGGCCATTGATTAG
- a CDS encoding RlpA-like double-psi beta-barrel domain-containing protein, with the protein MSPRTVAFISAPPVVARLPRRLPIYTVTATIYEPDPRQTDSEPFITADNSRIRRNHSSKDRWMALSRDLLKKWGGDFDYGDSVRVSGISPKLDGVYIIHDTMNRRHRHCMDILAAKREHLDEMWKNVKISKVEPQWQAS; encoded by the coding sequence TTGAGTCCCCGCACGGTAGCCTTTATTTCGGCCCCGCCCGTGGTGGCGCGCCTGCCCCGCCGCCTGCCGATTTACACGGTTACGGCCACGATTTACGAGCCTGATCCTCGCCAGACCGACTCCGAACCCTTTATTACTGCCGATAATTCCCGGATCCGGCGCAACCATTCCAGCAAAGACCGGTGGATGGCCCTTTCCCGCGACCTGCTCAAGAAGTGGGGCGGCGACTTTGATTACGGCGACTCTGTGCGGGTTTCCGGTATTTCTCCCAAGCTCGACGGCGTATACATCATCCACGACACGATGAACCGTCGGCACCGTCACTGCATGGATATTCTGGCGGCCAAGCGGGAACACCTCGATGAGATGTGGAAAAACGTGAAAATCAGCAAGGTGGAGCCCCAGTGGCAAGCCAGCTGA
- a CDS encoding SMP-30/gluconolactonase/LRE family protein: protein MLSVSDSSHRLVALGLGVAIAAAVTSCSSPDQPAGTTAGGPASADSAATREPAAPANSPLQVVAQFREPQIVGVAVLPDGRMFGDFPRWDNNPVAPIAEIGPDDSVKPYPDASWCMWNETTRNEPQKHWICPQSVYADKAGMLWVVDPASPGLQGTVPGGPKLVKIDPKTNKVVQNISIPESVASRKSYLNDVRIDTQNNYAYLTESGVGSLVVVDLKSGKARKLLAMHASMMGDTTLNIKADGHEMIDPTGKRARINADGIALSQDLQYLYWKPLTSYKLYRIKTEALRNPALTDAQLAQQIEDLGQVPACDGMEIDATNNLYLTAFEDNSIKRRTPAGKIETVVQDPRLEWPDTFAFTADGTMYVTTSAIHKTPTWNKGVGQQDQPYRIFKMALPK, encoded by the coding sequence ATGCTTTCAGTGTCTGACTCTTCCCACCGGCTGGTTGCGCTGGGTCTGGGAGTTGCCATCGCGGCGGCTGTCACCAGTTGCTCGTCGCCGGACCAGCCCGCCGGTACTACGGCCGGTGGCCCCGCTTCAGCCGATTCGGCCGCAACCCGTGAGCCGGCCGCGCCCGCCAATTCGCCCCTGCAAGTGGTAGCCCAGTTCCGCGAACCGCAGATTGTGGGCGTTGCCGTGCTGCCCGACGGCCGCATGTTCGGCGACTTTCCCCGTTGGGACAACAACCCCGTAGCGCCCATAGCCGAAATCGGCCCGGATGACTCCGTGAAACCCTACCCCGATGCCAGTTGGTGCATGTGGAACGAAACGACCCGCAACGAGCCCCAGAAACACTGGATCTGCCCGCAGAGCGTGTACGCCGACAAAGCCGGCATGCTCTGGGTAGTCGACCCGGCCTCTCCCGGCCTGCAGGGCACGGTGCCCGGCGGCCCCAAGCTGGTCAAGATTGACCCCAAGACCAACAAGGTGGTGCAAAACATCAGCATCCCCGAAAGCGTGGCTTCGCGCAAGTCCTACCTCAACGACGTGCGCATCGACACCCAGAACAACTACGCCTACCTCACCGAGTCGGGCGTGGGCAGCCTGGTGGTCGTCGATCTGAAGTCGGGTAAGGCGCGCAAGCTGCTGGCCATGCACGCTTCCATGATGGGCGACACCACGCTCAACATTAAAGCCGATGGCCACGAAATGATTGACCCAACCGGCAAGCGGGCCCGCATTAATGCCGACGGCATTGCCCTGAGCCAGGATTTGCAGTACCTCTACTGGAAGCCGCTGACCAGCTACAAGCTCTACCGCATTAAAACCGAAGCCCTGCGCAACCCGGCGCTGACCGATGCCCAGCTAGCCCAGCAGATTGAGGACCTGGGCCAGGTGCCGGCCTGCGACGGAATGGAAATCGACGCGACTAACAACCTCTATTTGACCGCCTTTGAGGACAACTCCATCAAGCGCCGCACGCCGGCCGGCAAGATCGAGACCGTAGTGCAGGACCCGCGCCTGGAGTGGCCCGATACGTTTGCCTTCACCGCCGATGGGACGATGTACGTGACAACCTCGGCTATTCACAAAACGCCGACTTGGAACAAGGGCGTGGGCCAGCAGGACCAGCCCTACCGGATTTTCAAGATGGCCTTGCCTAAATAA